tcacacacactcactcacactctctttcactcacacacgcacactaacacactcactctctctctcacacacacacacacacacacacacacacacacacacacacacacacactcacaggcacacccactcactcactcacacacacactcacactcactcacacacacacacactcacactcaccttGTAGACATTCTCCGTTATGCGGTGCACCTCGTCGGCTCGGGACATTTTAGAGGTTCCAGTCACAACCATGGACAGGAATTTATTTCCCACTACGAGACAAACGACAGCGTGACAGAGAAAACTTCAGCTGTGAGAGAGCAGATCAGCACTGCAGTGTGACACAGAGACGCTGAGCCAGAGAGAGTACCGGCCGCTCTGTTTTATACggaattctctctctcactgtgtgccCACGCGCGGAGGAGAGCCGGCGCAAGACTGCTGATGTCGTCACTGAGGGATGCTCTCTATTCGTCCGAAGCTCCGCCCAAAGCTCCGCCCACCACCGGGAAGAAAACCATTCATGCGGAATCGCCCTAAGGCTCCggcggatggatggatggatggatggatagatagatagatagatagatagatagatagatagatagatagatagatggatggatgggctaattatttttcttttttaaaatataagaaCTTATTCTTTATCATCTAAGCCTAGCGTACCTGAGATCAAATctgatatataaaataaaacacatatagacacattcatcttcagtcaGTGCTTCAGCCTGAGCTCAGTGATCTTGGAGTCTATCCCCTACAACACTGTAGTTGTGATCCAGACTCTGTACTAGGAACACTGTAGTGTACTGGAGTTGACACTCTACTCTGATAATAGAGATGCACCACCAATTTCAGGACCCAGTGAACACTGCTGAACCTAATAGGCTACATTCGTACCAGCACCACAGATTATCatgtcagtgtcagtgctgagattcatccattttctgtaccacttatcctacacagggttgcagggaacctggagcctatatcCCAGGGGACTAGGACGGAGTGCCACAAggccctggatgggatgccaacccatcacagggtacaatcacacacacacacacacatttaaatttggaaatgccaatcaacctacaatacatgtctttggactggggaaagaaaccagagtacctggaggaaaccctcgaagcacgtggagaacatacaaactccacgcacataaggcagaggcaggaatcgaaccctaaacctcagaggtgtgaggcaatgGTGATGGGTGATTTGGATGAGTCAGTTAATGTCCTATAAGGTGATCCCTTTCCATTCATGGGTGTGCAAACTGTGCAGGTTTTAATCCATAACAGATGATTTGTAGGATGAACACATTTCTCAGCATCACTTTGTAAACGAATAAAATTCACACTGATATTTCGTGTCAAGCGAATATATATTTGCCAAATAATTTGACTTATTTTGGGATGATGACACAGCCACTGTAGGCTATTGTACAATAGTATATCGTGTACATGATCCATCCCACCCTTTTGTGTACCAATTTAGACACGTGGGCTGCTTCCAAAACCGCATTCTAcagtattatataaaaaaatatatgccaAGAATAGATTTCAGTGGTGGTGTAGACTATTGTTTTAAGAGTGTAGTATGGTTAGTGAAGTAATATGCAGTTTTGGATGTGAGGATGATGTCTGAATGGCACAATAAAGTCTAACTCTAACCCTGAGCTGTGTACGctagatgtgtgtatgtgtgtgtgtgcgcgcgcgcgcgcgcgggGGCGATGAGCGGTGCTGAACACGCAACACTTACAGCACTGCGGATTCCTGGCGGaggtggaggagtgtgtgtgtgtgtgtgtgtgtgtgtgtgtgtgtgtgatgtaggcGAGGGATCCCTCCGTACTTTTTCACATCATGACGGATGAAACCCACGCAGAACACTTTAGCGGGGTTTAATTGTGGGTTGCACGAACAGGCGTTCctcctctccatttctctctctctctctctctctctctctctctctctctctctctctctctcacacacactggccTTTAAGAATGTTCCAGTCTTTCCAAATTTAAAAGGAGGACGCACATTTTAAAGGTCAAGGAAAGTCACCTACTGTAATGGACCATCCTGCTTTTGTTACTatccagccacacacacacacacacacacacacacacacacacacacacacacacacacaggtttgtaTTGCTATCCATGTGAAGACCTTCCTTCCATTGACCATTATTAATCCACCTGATTAATGGTACGCCTACAACccaaacctaaccttaacctgaGTAACCTAAAGGAAACCTTTGGACTCTTTTAGGTTCTTAAATAATAAGCTGTAGtttttgtaaatttaaaaaaaaaaataaataataaaaaaaaagaatcctgtggggaccagccaaatgtgcCCACTCGGACAGTCTTATCCTTGTCAGGACATTAGGCAAACATTTTAAAGGTCAAGGAAACTCAGCTACTGTAGCTAATGGACCATCCTGCTTTTGTTACTatccagccacacacacacacacacacacacacagaattgaTTCTACATCATTGTGAATGTCTTATCTGGAGTCTGTTAACACAAAGGCACAGTGTAAATAACCGAGCTGCAAAATGATGAGGGATCAGTAGCCAGGATTAAAGGTTGTTCAGCGTCATTACACAGCAGTGAAATCGGATTAAGTCCGAGGCAGTGTTGAAGCTGAACTGCTGTGGAAGATACTAATACCTTGTAAAGAGACAGAAACTGTGCCACGTAAACAGACAATGGTGCAGGTCCAGGATCAAGTGCAGGCTTATACCTTGTTAAcaataatatttcaaacaaatagagaaaatgaatggatcAAAAAGGTGCTACAGACACCTGCTACAGAGGTTTGATCAACACCATTAAATGCCTACGGAGAGGTTCCTCTTCACCATTATGAGTTTCCTATGAACCCATTATCTACATTCTCAAACTTTCATGTAGGAACCACTCAGGACCACCTTAGCCACTAACCTGCCCCCACATGAGCTACTGACTGAGAAGACTTACTCATATCCAGAATTATTCACCAACACAGCACTCTAGACACTtgtatgtaaaaagaaaaagagtaaaGAAATATTAGCACCCTCAAACATTTACTCATAATGGAAAAGTCTCCAAAGGATAAAAGGCGGctctgccctctagtggtccaTAACATCCATCTTTAATGAAACCCAcggcaaaataaaaaatgattcaaaataattttattgttgcaaaataacaaaatgaaatTTGTATAATCAGACTTTTAAGACTATGAAGAAGTGCTGGACAGCTCTGAGTACAGAGCAGCTGAGTGCAGTCCAACATGATAGCAATAAATCAtaatagagagaaaaaagtatatttattggcttgtgtattgtgtattctAGGGAAGAACTAACTTTGGGTTTAAGAAATGTTTCCAGatcttaaaaaataaaccttgagtctggggggaaaaaaggctcAAGTAAATcactgagataaaaaaaaaaattaaagtatgACTGCATTCGTTGGCAATGTGAAGAACGTTAAAATGGGGTATACAACCTTCTAATCCAACAGACGTAATCCTCCTAAATCAGAAAGGAGTGTTGTAAGCACCCATGTAGAGAGGTAATAAAGTGAAGGAGCTTTTACACAGCATTTATTAGCCTATAATTCTGACAAGATACTGGTATAAGCCTCACATGCAGTTTATTAAGTCAGAGTGGGTTGGGATGACGATGACAAAATGCCTTATACCTGGCCAGaaggtttatacacacacacacacacacacgtatgtgtctctctctctctctctctctctctatatatatatatatatatatatatatatatatatatatatatatatatatatgtgtgtgtgtgtgtgtgtgtgtgtgtgtgtgtgtgtgtgtgtgtgtgtgtgtgtgtgtgtgtgtgtgtgtgtgtgtgtgtatggttaaATCATGAGAGACCTGGAAGGtaagattaaaaataatcacTGGTCTGAAGAGTCACAGGTTAATGAtgtatttagtttttaaaaaatagtaatggttggaaaacaaattaaaaaaccAAACCTTTTCTTCATTAGACCAGGCATTGACAAATACACAGGGAAGAATCAAGCACTTTTTCATTGGACAGTGCAGTATGGCAAGAAGCTAGTGAtcctgttttgtgttgtttactTTATCAATTGACCTGTACTGCAGTTAAACAACCAGTTACCAAGCAAAACCAGTGATTGGTCAATCATGATAGTCATAGAACTGTCGCCTGAGACAGATTCCTatttggaaaggaaaaaaaaaagaagaaaaaaaactcaattGACAATACAGCAGAGCATAATAGGGTCTCTCAAAATTTCCACCAAGTGTGATGCTGTTTGTCAATtcatagaaaacaaaacaagtaaaaaGTCAGACCTGCAAACTCTGCTGTCGTTGTATGGGAAAATAAAAGATAAGGTGTAGTAAGTGTAAACTGTACGGCACTGTCCAGCAGAAAAGCCCCATTAGATGGACTGCAGATCTGAGAGAACTATGATGGGTCGTAAACGAAGCTCCCATGTTTAAGGGAGTTCTCTTGAATGTTTCTAGAAAGTTTCTTTTCTAGAGAGGAGCGAGTTGTCATCTACGCCCAGGAGTTACAGGAACAATATAAAAGTGCATTGGTGAGGCTCTACAAAGCCAACAGCTCTCTCTCCGGCTTCTTCTTCACAATTTCCTTCTTCCGCTCTGAAACAATTCCAAAAggtcaatgttaatattattataatatatacagtacaaagaAATGTACAAATAAATGTAAGGTATGATAACATTGTGTTCCTTGAAGGCCACTTCAGACAGAAACTCTAGTCTGAAAActttcaaataaatacattcaagGTCTCAAGAAAGCTTTTAAACACTAAAAGCAGCCTCTAAATATATAGAAACTTGTGTGTAGTTCAGGGCATTTCACTGTCACTAGGAAATAGTAGACTGTTTTACTCTTCTGTGGCTTCTTGTCATTTTATAATTTCTGCACTCTACATCCAGAATTTTGATAGCGCATAGTGTCTCTTCTCACTCTCTTCAGTAGTGCATAAAACGGATGGATCTGAAGCACTGATCTGCTTTACCATCGCCTGGCGAACCATTTTCTTGGCCTGAACCAGTCAGGTTCAACCCAAATTTACCCTTTATGctgtcatttctttcttctaACCCAGCTACAGGGATTGTATTTAGGTCCAGGTGGCTTTTGAGGTGGCTGTGGAGTCATGTGGTAGAGCGGGtagtccactaatcgtagggttaggaggttcgattcctggcccacatgactccacataccgaagtctccttgggcaaggcactgaaccccaagttgctgccgatgacaagttagcgccttgcattgcagctctgctaccattggtgtgtgagtgcgtgtctgaatgagtgaatgagacacagtgtaaagcgctttggataaaagcgctatataagtccAGAGCATTTAAGTGCAGACCAATTTGAGCTACGAGATGTCATCAGTTAAACAGGCTGAATCCTGAACAAACCTTATAGAGTGAATAGGCAGAAGTTTTAAAGCTTctaaataagtttttttttttttttttttcggtctTGAGTGGACACTAAGACTATTTTGAAAAGACTCTATAAGCTTTTTACATACCAGTCTGAAGATCTGGCTTTTAAAGCTCTGATTTAGCTGTGATGTGACGTACCAGAGACAAAAagataacaaacaaacaaacaaacaaaaaaaaaaaactccaaacaaACTCCAAAACAGCCTAATCAATCTAAACACAGCTACAGTAACATGGTGGTTTAGAACCCATCTATATACAAAACAAGAGTGAGCAGTGCACCAAGAAACAGGACAAACTATCTCTTTCCCCCTACAAATTTACCCAGTAGTTTAACAACTACAGAAAATAGTTCATGTTGACGGTTACCCAATACAGTTAATTCAGAGATAATGAACAGCATCTCCCTCAAtcataagaaatgagaagcagtAATGCTCTAACAACAttatgaggtaaaaaaaaaatactgattgaGCTTGTACGGTGTTAGTCCATCATGTCACCTCACCTACTAAAAGAAGCAACACGACAGCACTAGAGATCAACGAATTAATCTCTCTGCTAGGTAAAATGCAGTGCAGAAGAACTGGAAATATCCCAGTTATCTGCGAGTCAAATGTAAATGCCCTCTCCACACAGCACATCACCCAATAATTGGTTTCCTTTAGATGTTCACCAACTACAAAGCCACTGTTACACTGGGGTACAGTCTGCTAATTAAGAAGGTCTGTTCAAATTAATACTCCAGTTATAAGCCAATTAAACACTACCCTCTAAATAATTTACTACGTCCATAACCCTAGTTTAAAGGGGTAATTCCTTTACATTCCTCTGAACAGTTTAATGAAAaggctgtaaaaataaatgccaGTTTAACAGCCAGTAATGCcagtttttgtatgttttcataTCTGAACACAGCCTGTTTGTAAAAACCCATTGTATGTATCCCAAATGCTAGCAATACCAGTGAAAACCTatatattcaaacaaaaacatataactGTTGCTATCGTGACGTGTTCTGTGATATATTTCCAATGTAAGATGCCACATCATGGCTTTTACTGAAAGCCGAACCTATACTGTAAGTTTTCTGCTATGGAATAGTTATGAGGGCAGAGGATGAGGCTTTGTAGCTCATCAGTAACACGTAACATCACAGTAGCCTCACTGTTATAACATTAATGacaacaggaacttgtttcatggatatTCCGCAACATTAAACGCAACTAGAAATGAATACAAATTAGAACGCATCATGTGATATTGATAATTTTACAATAATAGCACTCCTTTTTTGTGCATTTCCTTACAtaaggcatgtgtgtgtgtgctacagagTGAGAATACACACCTGGCTCTTGATCTGGAATCTCTGGTAATTGCTCATCAGGCACCTCAGGAAGCTCAACATCTCcctgcgcgcgcgcacacacacacacacacacacacacacacacacacacacacacacacagataatcAGACAATGCAAAAAACACCAAGAAAGCACTTCAGTTACGTGAATagacaacacaaacacacacctgagtgATAGCCTCCAGCTCTGCTAATACAGCATCCTCGTCCTCTTGTGTCAGAGAGCCTGCCAGAATGTCATCAATTTGCTGCACACAGGAATAAATCCAGCAgttacacaaaaaacacaatcagtgttCTTTAGCTGTGAAAAAACTAATACGCGACTTACACGTTTACTAAAACTTGGATGTACTGTATAAACTGACTGCGGAATTTAGACACTCACCTTCTGGTACTCAATGCATTCCTGGGTCTCATCCATGATCCTCTCCACGTCTTCTATGGACATCATCTGCATTAACAAGACAAGGAGGATTAAAACAGGGAATACGACTCGCCGCTTTCCAACTGAATTGCATTCTTAAAGTCCAGGCTATACGATACTTCTGTACCAGTCTGCCGACAAATACtccaaagaaacaaagaaaatatgGTCCACATTACAGATAAATACAATAGGAGTAAAATGTGTAGGTTAAGTCCCAAACCTCATTGGCACATTAAAATAAGTACACATACCTCATGCATTTTCTTTAAGCAGTCATTGCCAACCTTCAGTCCTTCAATCACCTTCATCTCGATCTGTGCAAACTCAATGTCTTGAACCTGTGGGAAGAAGCAGAAAGGGTCCTATAATCTCCTGTACCATAATATACAAAAAGGCTATGATTACTCAGATCaataatacattaattaatgGCAGGATGGACATGTTggtctgtaaaataaatgcttTGCATCTATACTCTGGTAGTTCCCAAACTAGGCACTACAACTGTTAACCACTGAATTATTTAATATTGCAACTAAAATGAACAGATTGTAGTTGAGATATCGTCTTCCACAAAATGCCCATTTGTAACGAGGCAATATTTTAGGGGTGTGCTTGAACATCGATCAAACACTGTGTTGCCAATTCCCTGTCCGCGTGCTTAAATATTGAAATTGCTATTTGGATATTATGCTGAATCACAAGAGGCTGTGGAAAACATGGCATCACTAAACTTGCTTACTTAGAGCAGTGCAACCGTCTGTATCCTGAATCACACAAGAATCCTGCACATCTCTTGATCCATCAGCAGAACAGCATACACCACAGCAGCTTAAAAATGGAATTCAGTTCATGGAAATATGCAGGAAAATATATGGACTCGCTGCCTCAGCTTTAGAGAACTCTCGAGCTGTTTTTTCCTCACATTTACTCCCCAATTTGTTCGCCAGcaaattcccacccaccagccagctcgtCACTAACACACGACACCTACCAATGAAAgggggtgaaggctaacacgtgtTTCCTCCGAGACAAATGAAGCCAGCCAGCTGAATCATTTCGAACTGCTACTCATGCTGCGTCACAGGGAAAAGCACGCACAGCCACACACAGCCAAAAATTAGCTAGTGTTAGTtatatgccatccctcccacccagactggccaattttgctctcaagGTTACCGGCCACAGATGGCTGAACTTGCGTTCTCCTGAGTACATAgcgaatgcttttctgttgagTCACTCGagagcagtgtttaaacagaaaaTTAAATCCTCTTTTAAAAACCTCACTATGGGCTAGAACAC
This is a stretch of genomic DNA from Ictalurus punctatus breed USDA103 chromosome 13, Coco_2.0, whole genome shotgun sequence. It encodes these proteins:
- the chmp6b gene encoding charged multivesicular body protein 6, which produces MGNIFGKKKRSRVTEQDRAVLQLKQQRDKLKQYQKRITLQLGKERQLAKQLLHDGKKEKALLLLKKKRFQEQLLDKTENQISNLERMVQDIEFAQIEMKVIEGLKVGNDCLKKMHEMMSIEDVERIMDETQECIEYQKQIDDILAGSLTQEDEDAVLAELEAITQGDVELPEVPDEQLPEIPDQEPERKKEIVKKKPERELLAL